The following are encoded in a window of Prochlorococcus marinus str. MIT 1013 genomic DNA:
- a CDS encoding SDR family NAD(P)-dependent oxidoreductase — MRKILISGASRGIGKAIALKLIEEGHCLSLGIRKKDKLINTPLDPKSHSPEKFVVHTYDATDRKSSKRWVENTVKTFKNIDTIIHCAGILKKTNLIFNDNEMQEIEDIWRVNVMGPWILTKDAWKYLSMSNSARIIVLVSMSGKRSKGNLASYSMSKFALMSLCQTMRNEGWSKGIRVTAICPGWVNTDMAKEINKFPKKDMIQTNDIANICSNLLVLPNSSVPFEIALNCILETTN, encoded by the coding sequence ATGAGAAAGATTCTTATAAGTGGAGCAAGCAGAGGTATAGGTAAAGCGATAGCATTAAAACTAATTGAAGAAGGACATTGTTTAAGCTTAGGAATCAGAAAAAAAGATAAATTAATAAATACACCTTTAGATCCGAAATCGCATAGTCCAGAAAAATTCGTTGTACATACTTATGACGCAACTGATAGAAAGTCATCAAAAAGATGGGTAGAAAATACAGTCAAAACTTTTAAAAATATTGATACTATTATTCATTGTGCTGGAATATTAAAGAAAACAAATCTCATATTTAATGATAATGAAATGCAGGAAATAGAAGATATCTGGAGAGTTAATGTTATGGGCCCATGGATATTAACAAAAGATGCATGGAAGTATTTATCGATGAGTAATTCAGCTAGAATTATTGTATTAGTATCGATGAGTGGAAAACGATCAAAAGGAAACTTGGCCAGCTACTCAATGAGCAAATTCGCCTTAATGAGCTTATGCCAAACCATGCGAAATGAAGGATGGAGTAAAGGAATCAGAGTTACAGCCATTTGTCCTGGTTGGGTAAATACGGATATGGCAAAAGAAATAAATAAATTTCCCAAAAAAGATATGATCCAGACTAATGATATTGCAAATATTTGTTCAAATTTACTTGTATTACCTAACAGTTCAGTTCCTTTTGAAATTGCACTTAACTGTATACTTGAAACAACAAACTAG
- the crtL gene encoding lycopene beta cyclase produces the protein MSTSALKDALVLGSGPGALSIAAALAIENLNIEILSEQSPEEPWPFTYGIWGEEVDELGLSHLLEHRWINTISYFGEGDKDPNSKKNEITKHNRDYGLFDKNKLQAYWLEQCNKAEIKWHKGSAINLETNQLISTVKTTNGKELNARLVIDATGYKPVFIKAPNQGPVAVQTCYGIVGEFNEPPVEKGQFVLMDYRCDHLNPEERKEAPTFLYAMDMGDGKFFLEETSLGLFPPVSLDELKRRLEKRLETRGLEIKSLEHEEHGSYLPMNMPIPDLSQPVLGFGGSAGMVHPASGYMVGSLLRRAPKVAKALSLAMKDKKASSASLAKKGWQVLWPSELRRKQAIYKFGLEKLMRFEEKLLRGFFIEFFSLPNKQWYGFLTNTLSIKELISAMWKMFKKSPWAIKQGLMLMQGRELNLLFKALLVNNK, from the coding sequence ATGAGTACTAGTGCATTAAAAGATGCTCTAGTACTTGGCTCAGGCCCAGGCGCTTTATCAATAGCGGCAGCATTAGCAATTGAAAACTTAAATATTGAAATCTTATCGGAGCAATCGCCAGAGGAACCTTGGCCCTTCACTTATGGTATTTGGGGTGAAGAGGTTGACGAACTTGGTCTAAGTCATTTGCTTGAACATAGATGGATAAACACCATTAGTTATTTTGGTGAGGGAGACAAGGATCCAAATTCTAAAAAGAATGAAATTACTAAACATAATAGAGATTATGGTCTTTTTGATAAAAATAAATTACAAGCTTATTGGTTAGAGCAATGCAATAAAGCTGAAATAAAATGGCATAAAGGATCAGCAATCAACTTAGAAACTAATCAATTAATCAGTACAGTTAAAACTACTAACGGTAAAGAACTTAATGCTCGGTTAGTAATTGACGCAACTGGTTACAAACCTGTTTTCATCAAAGCTCCTAACCAAGGACCTGTAGCCGTTCAAACTTGTTATGGAATCGTAGGAGAGTTCAACGAACCTCCCGTCGAGAAAGGGCAATTTGTTCTAATGGATTATCGCTGCGACCACTTGAATCCAGAGGAAAGAAAAGAAGCTCCAACGTTTTTATACGCTATGGATATGGGTGATGGAAAGTTTTTCTTAGAAGAAACATCCTTGGGTTTATTTCCACCAGTCTCTCTTGATGAGTTAAAAAGAAGACTGGAAAAAAGGTTGGAGACTCGGGGTTTAGAAATAAAGAGCCTTGAGCATGAAGAACACGGTTCATATTTGCCTATGAACATGCCTATTCCTGATCTATCTCAACCGGTCCTTGGCTTTGGAGGTTCTGCTGGGATGGTTCACCCCGCATCTGGATACATGGTTGGAAGCCTATTAAGAAGGGCCCCTAAAGTTGCTAAAGCTCTTTCACTAGCAATGAAAGACAAAAAAGCATCATCAGCTTCACTAGCGAAAAAGGGTTGGCAAGTCTTATGGCCATCAGAACTTAGAAGAAAACAAGCTATTTATAAATTTGGATTAGAAAAATTGATGAGATTCGAAGAAAAGTTGCTTAGAGGTTTTTTTATCGAATTTTTTAGCTTACCTAACAAACAATGGTATGGATTTCTTACAAATACCCTCAGCATTAAAGAATTAATATCAGCTATGTGGAAAATGTTTAAGAAATCACCTTGGGCTATCAAACAAGGTCTAATGCTAATGCAAGGTAGAGAATTAAATTTATTGTTTAAAGCATTATTAGTTAATAATAAATGA
- a CDS encoding SDR family NAD(P)-dependent oxidoreductase: MTEKSNSYKKNKPLTIFITGGSSGIGYKACLELISLGHNIILPCKNIYRANEVLTNLFNQLPVKLYTKGDIYTPIMDLSDLKSIDSLCSEVKKRCLKIDILILNAGLQYTGSKIPRRSAQGIELTFAVNHLAHFYLTQKILPFLDRSDDSKIIITSSEVHNPKSGGGKVGAKANLGNLKGLESCKGFEMIDGNKFNADKAYKDSKLCNILFARKLSNYLIRKNLSIPVIAWAPGLVISRDNQGFFRYSSQYNQLGQLLFSFLARDLLRITTSNKDAGLLLTNLACLSKYNKPGFNYYSNKIISSGNFIFEKSDISNDARREDLADNLWELSKSLIDKVLR; this comes from the coding sequence ATGACAGAAAAATCAAATAGTTATAAAAAAAATAAACCTTTAACTATTTTTATAACAGGTGGTTCATCAGGTATTGGCTATAAGGCTTGTTTAGAATTAATTTCCCTAGGTCATAATATAATTTTACCATGTAAAAATATATACAGGGCGAATGAAGTATTGACTAATTTATTTAATCAATTGCCAGTTAAGTTATATACGAAAGGGGATATTTATACTCCAATAATGGATCTTTCTGATTTGAAAAGTATTGATTCTCTTTGTTCTGAAGTTAAAAAGAGATGCTTGAAAATTGATATTTTAATTTTGAATGCTGGACTTCAATATACAGGCTCAAAAATACCTAGAAGGTCAGCTCAGGGAATTGAATTAACTTTTGCGGTTAATCATTTAGCACATTTCTATTTGACACAAAAGATCTTACCTTTTTTAGATAGAAGTGATGATTCGAAAATAATTATCACCTCTTCAGAAGTTCATAATCCTAAAAGTGGTGGAGGGAAAGTAGGAGCTAAGGCCAACTTAGGAAACCTAAAAGGATTAGAATCTTGTAAAGGATTTGAGATGATTGATGGAAATAAATTTAATGCTGATAAAGCATATAAAGATAGTAAATTGTGTAATATTCTTTTTGCAAGAAAGTTAAGTAATTATTTAATTAGAAAAAACTTATCAATTCCAGTTATTGCATGGGCACCAGGCTTAGTTATCTCTAGAGATAATCAAGGGTTTTTTAGGTATAGTAGTCAATATAATCAATTAGGACAATTATTATTCTCTTTTCTAGCTAGAGATCTGTTAAGAATAACTACATCAAATAAAGATGCGGGGTTACTTTTAACTAATTTAGCCTGTTTGTCTAAATATAATAAGCCAGGTTTCAATTATTATAGTAATAAAATCATTTCATCAGGTAATTTTATTTTTGAAAAATCTGATATCAGTAATGATGCCCGTAGAGAAGATTTAGCTGATAATTTATGGGAATTATCTAAATCTTTAATAGATAAGGTACTTAGATGA
- a CDS encoding mechanosensitive ion channel family protein, giving the protein MDDFYKNIIISLLTFSVGCIISLVSPKILKKVLRRITSATQSKTDDYVASLLIETIKPLGFILSFIVAWKVLLIGGMVDKTLIGISKFLCLIYIVRFVNRVFLKIIQRWASKINDQSISEMIRSLSPMVGASVWSLGVIFYLQNMGVQMAAIWALLSAGGIGAGLALKEPVQEFFEYITILLDKPFQSGQFIHIEGIWAKVESVGVRSTRLRSINGEAIVMSNSRLTNGVISNYAEMKKRRLVHKLGVVYETTYEQTKNIPIMIKNIVDKTENAIFDRCHFIEFANSSLDFELVYYIPTSDYLQAMSAQQEINLEIMKKFQNENISFAYPTQTIHVNK; this is encoded by the coding sequence ATGGATGATTTTTATAAAAACATAATTATTTCATTACTTACTTTTAGTGTAGGTTGCATTATCTCCCTAGTAAGTCCAAAAATCCTAAAAAAGGTTTTAAGGAGAATAACCTCTGCCACACAAAGCAAAACAGATGACTATGTAGCTTCTCTTTTAATTGAGACTATTAAACCTTTAGGTTTTATCTTAAGTTTCATAGTTGCATGGAAAGTTTTACTAATTGGTGGAATGGTGGATAAGACATTAATTGGTATTAGTAAGTTTCTATGCCTTATTTATATAGTCAGATTTGTAAATAGAGTGTTTTTGAAAATAATACAAAGATGGGCAAGCAAAATCAATGATCAATCGATCAGCGAAATGATCCGTTCACTTAGTCCAATGGTTGGGGCATCTGTATGGAGTTTGGGAGTAATTTTTTATCTTCAAAATATGGGTGTCCAAATGGCAGCTATTTGGGCTTTATTAAGTGCAGGAGGTATAGGAGCTGGCCTCGCTTTAAAGGAACCAGTTCAAGAATTCTTCGAATACATAACAATCCTCCTTGATAAACCATTTCAGAGTGGTCAGTTTATTCATATTGAAGGAATCTGGGCAAAAGTTGAGAGTGTAGGTGTTAGATCCACACGCTTAAGAAGTATTAACGGAGAAGCAATAGTAATGAGTAATAGCAGACTAACAAATGGAGTAATCTCAAATTATGCTGAGATGAAGAAAAGAAGACTAGTTCATAAATTAGGTGTGGTCTATGAAACTACATATGAACAAACAAAAAACATACCTATTATGATCAAAAATATCGTTGACAAAACTGAAAACGCCATCTTCGACAGATGTCATTTTATCGAATTTGCAAATAGTAGTCTTGATTTTGAACTTGTCTATTACATTCCCACAAGTGATTATCTTCAAGCAATGTCAGCTCAACAAGAAATTAATCTAGAAATAATGAAGAAGTTCCAAAATGAAAATATTAGTTTCGCATATCCTACTCAAACAATTCATGTGAATAAATAA
- a CDS encoding isochorismatase family protein: MNQFLSKNPNLIKVSNTSKTLLENETLLLIVDVQQKLISNIKGNQLLIFNIKRLIDTCNLLNVRIALTEQNPLKLGTTLESILDNNEYTKFEKMEFSCSENKNFISFIDKYNFKNIIVCGIESHICILQTSIGLLQKGFNILIPRDAIGSRNEIDNDTAFLRLILSGAVASTTESLICELCKTSSRKEFREISKILKNSFSN; the protein is encoded by the coding sequence ATGAATCAATTTTTAAGTAAGAACCCTAACCTAATCAAAGTAAGTAATACTAGTAAAACATTATTAGAGAATGAGACATTACTACTTATTGTAGATGTTCAACAAAAGCTTATAAGTAATATCAAGGGTAATCAACTATTAATATTTAACATAAAAAGGCTTATTGATACATGCAATTTGCTCAATGTTCGAATCGCTCTTACTGAACAAAATCCATTGAAACTTGGTACAACTTTAGAATCAATTTTAGACAATAATGAATACACTAAATTTGAAAAAATGGAATTTAGTTGCAGCGAAAATAAAAACTTCATAAGTTTTATAGATAAATATAATTTTAAAAATATAATAGTTTGTGGAATTGAGAGTCATATCTGCATTCTTCAAACATCTATTGGGCTTTTACAAAAAGGATTCAACATACTAATTCCAAGAGATGCGATAGGAAGTAGGAATGAAATAGATAATGATACCGCTTTTCTAAGGCTTATATTATCTGGAGCCGTTGCGTCCACAACTGAAAGTCTAATATGTGAATTATGTAAGACCTCTAGTAGAAAAGAATTTAGAGAGATTAGTAAAATTTTAAAAAATTCATTTTCAAATTAA
- a CDS encoding Fur family transcriptional regulator, translating to MLLVSPTSYRTHPSPFESGLHSDGKRMTPQRKKVLSLFEEIGSGIHLSAEEVHSKLTSAGEKVSLATIYRTLRLLVKMTFLNELDLSEGGNRFELLSHDHPDHHHLICIRCGRTEEFENNEVINAGKAAAENFGFKLLESSLNVRALCPMCLNE from the coding sequence CTGCTATTGGTTTCTCCCACTTCTTATCGTACGCATCCCTCTCCTTTCGAGTCTGGTCTGCATTCAGATGGTAAAAGAATGACTCCTCAAAGGAAAAAGGTTCTATCTTTGTTTGAAGAGATCGGTTCAGGCATCCATCTCAGTGCGGAGGAGGTACATTCCAAATTGACAAGTGCTGGTGAGAAGGTTTCTCTTGCAACTATTTACAGAACGTTAAGACTCTTAGTCAAGATGACTTTTCTTAATGAACTTGATTTAAGTGAAGGGGGGAATAGGTTTGAATTGCTTAGTCATGATCATCCAGATCATCATCATTTGATTTGTATTCGCTGCGGTAGAACTGAAGAGTTTGAAAATAACGAAGTTATCAATGCTGGTAAAGCAGCAGCTGAAAATTTCGGATTTAAACTATTGGAATCATCGTTAAATGTAAGAGCATTATGTCCGATGTGTCTTAACGAATAA
- the arsS gene encoding arsenosugar biosynthesis radical SAM (seleno)protein ArsS (Some members of this family are selenoproteins.) has translation MEINKTNFPKIRRDYLDTLQINIGYKCNQACSHCHVDASPSRTEMMSEDIIKIIPKVIKSNNIKLLDITGGAPELHPNFKQLVKEVRSLNVEVMDRCNLTILTEPGYEHLASFLASNEVQITASLPCYLEGNVDKQRGKGVFEKSILALKQLNFHGYGIKDRGLILNLVYNPSSPQLPPSQKELEDTYRLELKERYGIFFSNLFVLANMPINRYEKYLKIIGKLKEYNKLLKDNHNPENLNSVMCRNTLSVDWKGYLYDCDFNQQLGIRKNGEIKHLDDLLIPPTSLKNNPISIGNHCFGCTAGSGSSCGGELT, from the coding sequence ATGGAGATAAATAAAACAAACTTCCCAAAAATAAGAAGAGACTATCTTGATACTTTGCAAATAAATATAGGGTATAAATGCAATCAGGCCTGTAGCCATTGTCACGTTGATGCTAGTCCAAGCAGAACAGAAATGATGAGCGAAGATATTATAAAAATCATACCTAAAGTTATTAAGTCTAATAATATTAAGCTACTAGATATTACTGGTGGTGCACCCGAACTTCATCCTAATTTTAAACAATTAGTAAAAGAAGTACGTAGTCTTAATGTTGAAGTCATGGACAGATGTAATCTAACGATACTTACTGAACCAGGTTATGAACATTTAGCAAGTTTTTTAGCATCAAATGAAGTACAAATAACAGCATCTCTTCCCTGTTATCTAGAAGGTAATGTGGACAAACAAAGAGGTAAAGGTGTTTTCGAAAAAAGTATATTAGCTCTTAAACAACTTAATTTCCATGGCTATGGGATAAAAGATAGAGGTCTAATTTTGAATTTAGTTTATAATCCCAGTAGTCCGCAACTTCCACCATCGCAAAAAGAATTAGAAGATACTTATAGACTAGAGCTAAAAGAAAGATATGGTATTTTCTTCTCGAATTTATTTGTTTTAGCGAATATGCCAATTAATAGATATGAAAAATATTTAAAGATAATTGGTAAACTAAAAGAATATAATAAATTACTTAAAGATAATCACAACCCTGAAAATCTTAATTCAGTAATGTGTAGAAACACCCTGAGTGTTGATTGGAAAGGTTATTTATATGATTGTGATTTCAACCAACAACTTGGAATAAGGAAAAATGGTGAAATTAAGCATTTGGATGATCTATTAATTCCACCTACATCTTTAAAGAATAATCCTATTTCAATAGGGAATCATTGTTTTGGCTGTACTGCTGGATCTGGCTCTAGTTGTGGAGGAGAGTTAACTTAA